A window from Theropithecus gelada isolate Dixy chromosome 1, Tgel_1.0, whole genome shotgun sequence encodes these proteins:
- the SH3BP5L gene encoding SH3 domain-binding protein 5-like isoform X2: MWQSPCLLSFPECLTSFPWEELEHLNQASEEINQVELQLDEARTTYRRILQESARKLNTQGSHLGSCIEKARPYYEARRLAKEAQQETQKAALRYERAVSMHNAAREMVFVAEQGVMADKNRLDPTWQEMLNHATCKVNEAEEERLRGEREHQRVTRLCQQAEARVQALQKTLRRAIGKSRPYFELKAQFSQILEEHKAKVTELEQQVAQAKTRYSVALRNLEQISEQIHARRRGGLPPHPLGPRRSSPVGAEAGPEDIEDGDSGIEGAEGAGLEEGSSLGPGPAPDTDTLSLLSLRTVASDLQKCDSVEHLRGLSDHVSLDGQELGTRSGGRRGSDGGVRGGRHQRSVSL, translated from the exons ATGTGGCAATCTCcatgtcttctttcctttcctgagtGCCTCACCTCCTTTCCCTGG GAGGAGCTGGAGCACCTGAACCAGGCCAGCGAGGAGATCAACCAGGTGGAACTTCAGCTGGAT GAGGCCAGGACCACCTATCGGAGGATCCTGCAGGAGTCGGCGAGGAAACTGAATACACAGGGTTCCCACTTGGGAAGCTGCATCGAGAAAGCCCGGCCCTACTATGAGGCTCGGCGGCTGGCTAAGGAG GCTCAGCAGGAGACACAGAAGGCAGCGCTGCGGTATGAGCGAGCCGTGAGCATGCACAATGCTGCTCGGGAAATGGTGTTTGTGGCTGAGCAGGGCGTCATGGCCGACAAGAACCGACTGGACCCCACGTGGCAGGAGATGCTGAACCATGCCACCTGCAAG GTGAACGAGGCGGAGGAAGAACGGCTTCGAGGTGAGCGGGAGCACCAGCGAGTGACTCGGCTGTGCCAACAGGCTGAGGCTCGGGTCCAAGCCCTGCAGAAGACGCTCCGGAGGGCCATCGGCAAGAGCCGCCCCTACTTTGAGCTCAAGGCCCAGTTCAGCCAGATCCTGGAG GAGCACAAGGCCAAGGTAACAGAACTGGAGCAGCAGGTCGCTCAGGCCAAGACGCGCTACTCAGTGGCCCTTCGCAACCTGGAGCAGATCAGCGAGCAGATTCACGCGCGGCGCCGCGGGGGTCTGCCTCCCCACCCGCTGGGCCCTCGGCGCTCCTCCCCCGTGGGGGCTGAAGCAGGACCTGAGGACATAGAGGACGGAGACAGCGGGATTGAGGGGGCCGAGGGCGCGGGGCTGGAGGAGGGCAGCAGCCTggggcccggccccgcccccgacACCGACACCCTGAGTCTGCTGAGCCTGCGCACGGTGGCTTCGGACCTGCAGAAGTGCGACTCCGTGGAGCACTTGCGAGGCCTCTCGGACCACGTCAGTCTGGACGGCCAAGAGCTGGGAACCCGGAGTGGAGGGCGCCGGGGCAGCGACGGCGGAGTCCGTGGGGGTCGGCATCAGCGCAGTGTCAGCCTGTAG
- the SH3BP5L gene encoding SH3 domain-binding protein 5-like isoform X1, which translates to MAELRQVPGGRETPQGELRPEVAEDEVPRSPVAEEPGGGGSSSSEAKLSPREEEELDPRIQEELEHLNQASEEINQVELQLDEARTTYRRILQESARKLNTQGSHLGSCIEKARPYYEARRLAKEAQQETQKAALRYERAVSMHNAAREMVFVAEQGVMADKNRLDPTWQEMLNHATCKVNEAEEERLRGEREHQRVTRLCQQAEARVQALQKTLRRAIGKSRPYFELKAQFSQILEEHKAKVTELEQQVAQAKTRYSVALRNLEQISEQIHARRRGGLPPHPLGPRRSSPVGAEAGPEDIEDGDSGIEGAEGAGLEEGSSLGPGPAPDTDTLSLLSLRTVASDLQKCDSVEHLRGLSDHVSLDGQELGTRSGGRRGSDGGVRGGRHQRSVSL; encoded by the exons ATGGCTGAGCTCAGACAGGTTCCAGGAGGGCGGGAAACCCCACAGGGGGAACTGCGGCCTGAAGTGGCAGAGGATGAAGTCCCTAGGAGCCCAGTCGCAGAAGAGCCAGGAGGAGGTGGAAGCAGCAGCAGTGAGGCCAAATTGTCCCCAAGAGAGGAGGAAGAACTGGATCCTAGAATACAG GAGGAGCTGGAGCACCTGAACCAGGCCAGCGAGGAGATCAACCAGGTGGAACTTCAGCTGGAT GAGGCCAGGACCACCTATCGGAGGATCCTGCAGGAGTCGGCGAGGAAACTGAATACACAGGGTTCCCACTTGGGAAGCTGCATCGAGAAAGCCCGGCCCTACTATGAGGCTCGGCGGCTGGCTAAGGAG GCTCAGCAGGAGACACAGAAGGCAGCGCTGCGGTATGAGCGAGCCGTGAGCATGCACAATGCTGCTCGGGAAATGGTGTTTGTGGCTGAGCAGGGCGTCATGGCCGACAAGAACCGACTGGACCCCACGTGGCAGGAGATGCTGAACCATGCCACCTGCAAG GTGAACGAGGCGGAGGAAGAACGGCTTCGAGGTGAGCGGGAGCACCAGCGAGTGACTCGGCTGTGCCAACAGGCTGAGGCTCGGGTCCAAGCCCTGCAGAAGACGCTCCGGAGGGCCATCGGCAAGAGCCGCCCCTACTTTGAGCTCAAGGCCCAGTTCAGCCAGATCCTGGAG GAGCACAAGGCCAAGGTAACAGAACTGGAGCAGCAGGTCGCTCAGGCCAAGACGCGCTACTCAGTGGCCCTTCGCAACCTGGAGCAGATCAGCGAGCAGATTCACGCGCGGCGCCGCGGGGGTCTGCCTCCCCACCCGCTGGGCCCTCGGCGCTCCTCCCCCGTGGGGGCTGAAGCAGGACCTGAGGACATAGAGGACGGAGACAGCGGGATTGAGGGGGCCGAGGGCGCGGGGCTGGAGGAGGGCAGCAGCCTggggcccggccccgcccccgacACCGACACCCTGAGTCTGCTGAGCCTGCGCACGGTGGCTTCGGACCTGCAGAAGTGCGACTCCGTGGAGCACTTGCGAGGCCTCTCGGACCACGTCAGTCTGGACGGCCAAGAGCTGGGAACCCGGAGTGGAGGGCGCCGGGGCAGCGACGGCGGAGTCCGTGGGGGTCGGCATCAGCGCAGTGTCAGCCTGTAG
- the SH3BP5L gene encoding SH3 domain-binding protein 5-like isoform X3, with product MKPTLLAQQETQKAALRYERAVSMHNAAREMVFVAEQGVMADKNRLDPTWQEMLNHATCKVNEAEEERLRGEREHQRVTRLCQQAEARVQALQKTLRRAIGKSRPYFELKAQFSQILEEHKAKVTELEQQVAQAKTRYSVALRNLEQISEQIHARRRGGLPPHPLGPRRSSPVGAEAGPEDIEDGDSGIEGAEGAGLEEGSSLGPGPAPDTDTLSLLSLRTVASDLQKCDSVEHLRGLSDHVSLDGQELGTRSGGRRGSDGGVRGGRHQRSVSL from the exons ATGAAGCCGACATTGCTA GCTCAGCAGGAGACACAGAAGGCAGCGCTGCGGTATGAGCGAGCCGTGAGCATGCACAATGCTGCTCGGGAAATGGTGTTTGTGGCTGAGCAGGGCGTCATGGCCGACAAGAACCGACTGGACCCCACGTGGCAGGAGATGCTGAACCATGCCACCTGCAAG GTGAACGAGGCGGAGGAAGAACGGCTTCGAGGTGAGCGGGAGCACCAGCGAGTGACTCGGCTGTGCCAACAGGCTGAGGCTCGGGTCCAAGCCCTGCAGAAGACGCTCCGGAGGGCCATCGGCAAGAGCCGCCCCTACTTTGAGCTCAAGGCCCAGTTCAGCCAGATCCTGGAG GAGCACAAGGCCAAGGTAACAGAACTGGAGCAGCAGGTCGCTCAGGCCAAGACGCGCTACTCAGTGGCCCTTCGCAACCTGGAGCAGATCAGCGAGCAGATTCACGCGCGGCGCCGCGGGGGTCTGCCTCCCCACCCGCTGGGCCCTCGGCGCTCCTCCCCCGTGGGGGCTGAAGCAGGACCTGAGGACATAGAGGACGGAGACAGCGGGATTGAGGGGGCCGAGGGCGCGGGGCTGGAGGAGGGCAGCAGCCTggggcccggccccgcccccgacACCGACACCCTGAGTCTGCTGAGCCTGCGCACGGTGGCTTCGGACCTGCAGAAGTGCGACTCCGTGGAGCACTTGCGAGGCCTCTCGGACCACGTCAGTCTGGACGGCCAAGAGCTGGGAACCCGGAGTGGAGGGCGCCGGGGCAGCGACGGCGGAGTCCGTGGGGGTCGGCATCAGCGCAGTGTCAGCCTGTAG
- the ZNF672 gene encoding zinc finger protein 672, with the protein MFATSGAVAAEKPYACSECGKSFCYSSVLLRHERAHGGDGRFRCLECGERCARAADLRAHRRTHAGQTLYICSECGQSFRHSGRLDLHLGAHRQRCRTCPCRTCGRRFPHLPALLLHRRRQHLPERPRRCPLCARTFRQSALRFHQARAHPPGTTSDPAAPPHRCAQCPRAFRSGAGLRSHARIHVPRSPVRPRASDAHQCGVCGKCFGKSSTLTRHLQTHSGEKPFKCPECGKGFLESATLVRHQRTHTGEKPYACGDCGRCFSESSTLLRHRRSHQGERPHACATCGKGFGQRSDLVVHQRIHTGEKPFACPECGRRFSDRSDLTKHRRTHTGEKPYRCELCGKRFTCVSNLNVHRRNHAGHKPHKCPECSKAFSVASKLALHRKTHLGERPAECAECGKCFSHSRSLSQHQRAHTRARTAAAVAIQSAVGTALVFQGPAEQENPRFFVS; encoded by the coding sequence ATGTTTGCCACATCTGGGGCAGTGGCAGCGGAGAAGCCTTACGCGTGCAGCGAGTGTGGCAAGAGCTTCTGCTACAGCTCAGTGCTGCTGCGACATGAACGAGCTCACGGCGGTGACGGCCGCTTCCGTTGTCTAGAATGCGGTGAGCGCTGTGCACGGGCTGCCGACCTCCGAGCGCACAGGCGCACCCATGCCGGCCAGACCCTCTACATCTGCAGTGAGTGCGGACAAAGCTTTCGCCACAGCGGCCGCCTTGACCTACACTTGGGTGCACACCGGCAGCGATGCCGCACTTGCCCCTGCCGCACATGCGGCCGCCGCTTCCCGCACCTCCCGGCGCTGCTCCTACACCGGCGTCGTCAGCACCTGCCAGAGCGGCCCCGCCGCTGCCCGTTGTGCGCCCGCACCTTCCGTCAGAGCGCGCTGCGCTTCCACCAGGCGCGGGCGCACCCCCCGGGCACAACCTCTGACCCTGCCGCCCCTCCCCACCGCTGCGCGCAGTGCCCGCGAGCCTTCCGGAGCGGCGCCGGGCTGCGGAGTCACGCGCGCATCCACGTGCCCCGGAGCCCCGTGCGACCCCGTGCCTCCGACGCCCACCAGTGTGGCGTATGCGGCAAGTGCTTTGGCAAGAGCTCTACGCTGACGCGACACCTGCAGACGCACTCCGGGGAGAAGCCCTTCAAGTGCCCGGAGTGCGGCAAGGGCTTCCTGGAGAGCGCCACGCTGGTGCGCCACCAGCGCACACACACGGGCGAGAAGCCGTACGCCTGTGGCGACTGCGGGCGCTGCTTCAGCGAGAGTTCCACGCTGCTGCGCCACCGGCGCAGCCATCAGGGCGAGCGGCCACACGCGTGCGCCACTTGTGGCAAGGGCTTCGGGCAGCGCTCCGACCTGGTGGTGCACCAGCGCATCCACACGGGCGAGAAGCCCTTCGCGTGCCCCGAGTGCGGCCGCCGCTTCAGCGACCGCTCGGACCTCACCAAGCACCGGCGCACGCACACCGGCGAGAAGCCCTACCGCTGCGAGCTGTGCGGCAAGCGGTTCACGTGCGTGTCCAATCTCAACGTGCATCGGCGCAACCATGCCGGCCACAAGCCACACAAATGCCCCGAGTGCAGCAAGGCCTTCAGCGTCGCTTCCAAGCTTGCACTACACCGCAAGACGCACCTGGGCGAACGGCCAGCGGAGTGCGCAGAGTGCGGCAAGTGCTTCAGCCACAGCCGCTCGCTGTCGCAGCATCAGCGGGCCCACACGCGCGCCCGCACCGCTGCCGCCGTTGCCATCCAGTCCGCAGTGGGCACTGCCCTCGTCTTCCAGGGGCCGGCTGAACAGGAAAATCCAAGGTTCTTTGTGTCCTAG